In a genomic window of Muntiacus reevesi chromosome 1, mMunRee1.1, whole genome shotgun sequence:
- the LOC136156267 gene encoding olfactory receptor 7E24-like — MNTLLVNHLNPKYGQRAVCPRPAFLYSNLLLLFKRWSSYTEPQNLTSVSEFFLMGLSDDPELQHFLCVLFLSMYLVTVLGNLLIILAITSDPHLHTPMYFFLSNLSLADISLISTTVPKVIVNIQTPNRVISYSSCLTQMSVFIFSACMDSMLLTVMAYDRFVAICHPLHYMVIMNQRTCCSSVLVSFFLSLLDSKLHNLIVLQVACFKGMKISHFFCDPSQVLKLACSDTLVNNIIMYFFGTIYGFFPISGIFFSYYKIISSVLRVPSSGGRYKAFSTCGSHLAVVCLFYGTGLGVYLNSAISESPRKYTAASVMYTVVTPMLNPFIYSLRNKDIKSALCRLLSKTG; from the coding sequence ATGAATACCTTACTTGTGAATCACTTGAACCCAAAATATGGACAGAGAGCTGTATGTCCACGCCCTGCTTTCCTTTATTCCAACCTTCTTCTCTTGTTCAAAAGGTGGTCAAGCTACACAGAACCACAAAATCTAACAAGTGTCTCAGAATTCTTCCTCATGGGACTCTCAGATGACCCAGAACTTCAGCATTTCCTCTGTGTCCTCTTCCTGTCCATGTACCTGGTCACTGTGCTGgggaacctgctcatcatcctggccatCACCTCTGACcctcacctccacacccccatgtacttcttcctctccaacctgtcttTGGCTGACATCAGTCTCATCTCCACCACAGTCCCCAAGGTGATTGTGAACATCCAAACTCCCAACAGAGTCATCTCCTATTCAAGCTGCTTGACACAGatgtctgtttttatcttttctgcGTGTATGGATAGTATGCTTCttactgtgatggcctatgacaggTTTGTGGCCATCTGTCACCCACTGCATTACATGGTCATCATGAACCAACGCACCTGTTGCTCCTCAGTTTTGGTGTCGTTTTTTCTTAGCCTTTTGGACTCAAAGCTGCACAATTTGATTGTGTTACAAGTTGCCTGCTTTAAGGGTATGAAAATCTCTCATTTCTTCTGCGACCCTTCTCAAGTCCTCAAGCTTGCCTGTTCTGACACTTTGGTCAATAACATAATCATGTATTTCTTTGGCACTATCTACGGTTTTTTTCCTATCTCAGGGATCTTTTTCTCctactataaaattatttcctctGTTTTGAGAGTACCATCATCAGGTGGGAGGTataaagccttctccacctgtggctcTCACCTAGcagttgtttgcttattttatggAACAGGCCTTGGTGTGTACCTCAACTCAGCCATCTCAGAATCTCCCAGGAAGTATACAGCAGCCTcagtgatgtacactgtggtcacccctatgctgaaccccttcatctacagctTAAGGAACAAAGACATCAAGAGTGCCCTATGCAGGCTTCTCAGCAAAACGGGGTAA